From Streptomyces sp. HUAS MG91, the proteins below share one genomic window:
- a CDS encoding long-chain fatty acid--CoA ligase: MREFTTPALASAPPVGGLADAVFDRALEDPGHVAFGRKDAEGQWRDVTSAEFRDQILALAKGLLAQGIRFGDRVAIMSRTRYEWTLFDFALWTVGAQVVPIYATSSAEQVFWTLYDAQVSAAVVEHEDHAMTIATVIDKLPHLRRLWQLDGGAVEQVSASGTHIDDETVHRHRKAVTPDSTATIIYTSGTTGRPKGCVISHANFMFEADTMVARWEPVFASKRERVASTLLFLPLAHVFGRMVQVAAVRGGVKMGHQPQLNAAALLPDLVAFRPTFILAVPYIFEKVFNAARRKAEKEGRSGAFDKAVECAVKYADAQEAKAFGTGSGPSASLRMQHSVFDKLVYSKVREAMGGRIRHAMSGGSGMDRRLGLFFAGAGVAIYEGYGLTESTAAATANPPEQTRYGTVGQAIPGTTVHIADDGEVWLYGGNVFQGYLNDPKATDGTLHDGWLATGDLGALDEDGYLTITGRKKEILVTSGGKSVSPQQLEERVRDHPLVAQCIVVGNDRPYVAALVTLDAESVEHWLGMRGKQMMHPAELVRDPDLEMEVRRAVVAANTLVSQAESIRTFRILAHQFSEEHGLLTPSLKLKRKAIETAYASEVEALYRG; encoded by the coding sequence TTGCGTGAGTTCACCACCCCCGCTCTGGCGTCGGCACCGCCGGTGGGCGGCCTGGCCGACGCCGTGTTCGACCGAGCCCTCGAAGACCCCGGCCATGTCGCCTTCGGGCGCAAGGACGCCGAGGGCCAGTGGCGCGACGTGACCTCGGCCGAGTTCCGGGACCAGATCCTGGCGCTGGCCAAGGGCCTGCTCGCGCAGGGCATCAGGTTCGGTGACCGGGTCGCCATCATGTCCCGTACGCGCTACGAGTGGACGCTGTTCGACTTCGCGCTGTGGACCGTCGGCGCCCAGGTCGTCCCCATCTACGCGACGTCCTCGGCCGAGCAGGTCTTCTGGACGCTGTACGACGCCCAGGTGTCGGCGGCGGTCGTGGAGCACGAGGACCACGCGATGACCATCGCCACGGTCATCGACAAGCTTCCCCATCTGCGCCGGCTGTGGCAGCTGGACGGCGGCGCGGTGGAGCAGGTGAGCGCGTCCGGCACGCACATCGACGACGAGACGGTGCACCGACACCGCAAGGCGGTGACCCCGGACTCCACCGCCACGATCATCTACACCTCGGGCACGACGGGCCGCCCCAAGGGCTGTGTCATCTCGCACGCGAACTTCATGTTCGAGGCCGACACCATGGTGGCGCGCTGGGAGCCGGTGTTCGCCTCCAAGCGGGAGCGGGTGGCGTCCACCCTGCTGTTCCTGCCGCTGGCGCACGTCTTCGGGCGGATGGTGCAGGTGGCGGCGGTGCGCGGCGGGGTGAAGATGGGCCACCAGCCGCAGCTGAACGCGGCCGCGCTCCTGCCCGATCTCGTGGCCTTCCGTCCGACGTTCATCCTCGCGGTCCCGTACATCTTCGAGAAGGTCTTCAACGCGGCCCGCAGAAAGGCCGAGAAGGAAGGCAGATCGGGGGCGTTCGACAAGGCCGTCGAGTGCGCCGTGAAGTACGCGGACGCGCAGGAGGCGAAGGCGTTCGGCACGGGTTCCGGCCCGTCGGCTTCGCTGCGCATGCAGCACTCCGTCTTCGACAAGCTCGTCTACTCCAAGGTGCGCGAGGCGATGGGCGGCCGGATCCGGCACGCCATGTCCGGCGGCAGCGGCATGGACCGCAGGCTCGGCCTGTTCTTCGCCGGCGCGGGCGTCGCGATCTACGAGGGCTACGGCCTGACCGAGTCGACGGCCGCGGCGACCGCCAATCCGCCCGAGCAGACCCGCTACGGCACGGTCGGCCAGGCGATCCCGGGCACCACCGTGCACATCGCCGACGACGGCGAGGTGTGGCTCTACGGCGGCAATGTCTTCCAGGGCTACCTCAACGACCCGAAGGCGACCGACGGCACCCTGCACGACGGCTGGCTCGCCACCGGTGACCTGGGCGCCCTCGACGAGGACGGCTATCTGACCATCACCGGCCGCAAGAAGGAGATCCTGGTGACCTCCGGCGGCAAGAGCGTCTCGCCGCAGCAGTTGGAGGAGCGGGTGCGCGACCATCCGCTGGTCGCCCAGTGCATCGTCGTCGGCAACGACCGCCCGTACGTGGCCGCGCTCGTCACCCTCGACGCGGAATCGGTCGAGCACTGGCTGGGCATGCGCGGCAAGCAGATGATGCACCCGGCCGAGCTGGTGCGCGACCCGGACCTGGAGATGGAGGTGCGGCGCGCCGTCGTGGCCGCGAACACGCTGGTGTCGCAGGCCGAGTCGATCCGCACCTTCCGGATACTGGCCCACCAGTTCAGCGAGGAGCACGGCCTGCTCACGCCGTCCCTGAAGCTGAAGCGCAAGGCGATCGAGACGGCGTACGCGTCGGAGGTCGAGGCGCTGTACCGCGGGTGA
- a CDS encoding LysR substrate-binding domain-containing protein, with protein sequence MYDPGQLRTFLAVAQTLSFTQAARRLGLRQSTVSQHVRRLEDATARTLFTRDTHSVELTADGEAMLGFARRILEVHEQAAAFFTGTRLRGRLRFGASEDFVLTRLPEILEAFRVEHPEVDLELTVELSGTLHEQLDAGKLDLVLAKRRPEDPGGQSVWHDRLVWIGSERLRIDPERPVPLIVYPPPGISRALALEALERHGRAWRIACTSGSLNGLIAAARAGLGVMAHSRGLIPPGLVRVPERVGLPELGEVDFVLRGAAERGPGAVLAQAILGGGERLHRAAG encoded by the coding sequence ATGTACGACCCCGGGCAGCTGAGGACGTTTCTGGCCGTCGCGCAGACGCTGAGCTTCACGCAGGCCGCGCGGCGGCTCGGCCTGCGGCAGTCGACGGTCAGCCAGCACGTGCGCCGGCTGGAGGACGCGACGGCGCGGACGCTGTTCACGCGGGACACGCACTCCGTGGAACTCACCGCCGACGGGGAGGCGATGCTCGGGTTCGCGCGCCGGATCCTGGAGGTGCACGAGCAGGCCGCCGCGTTCTTCACGGGGACGCGGTTGCGCGGGCGGCTGCGGTTCGGCGCCTCGGAGGACTTCGTGCTGACCCGGCTGCCGGAGATCCTGGAGGCGTTCCGCGTCGAACATCCCGAGGTGGACCTGGAGCTGACCGTCGAACTGTCCGGGACGCTGCACGAGCAGCTGGACGCGGGCAAGCTCGATCTGGTGCTCGCCAAGCGGCGGCCCGAGGACCCGGGCGGGCAGTCCGTGTGGCACGACCGGCTGGTGTGGATCGGCTCGGAGCGGCTGCGGATCGATCCGGAGCGGCCGGTGCCGTTGATCGTGTATCCGCCGCCGGGGATCTCGCGGGCGCTGGCTCTGGAGGCGCTGGAGCGGCACGGGCGGGCCTGGCGCATCGCCTGTACGAGCGGTTCGCTGAACGGGCTGATCGCGGCGGCGCGGGCCGGGCTCGGGGTGATGGCGCATTCCCGGGGGCTCATTCCGCCGGGGCTCGTGCGGGTGCCGGAGCGGGTGGGGCTGCCGGAGCTCGGGGAGGTCGACTTCGTGCTTCGGGGGGCCGCCGAGCGGGGGCCGGGGGCCGTGCTGGCGCAGGCGATCCTGGGTGGCGGGGAGCGGTTGCACCGGGCTGCCGGATAG
- a CDS encoding bile acid:sodium symporter family protein: MKRLSWPSWMPIDPYILALIGTVGVAALLPARGGAADVASGASTAAVAFLFFLYGARLSTREAMDGLRHWRLHITVLACTFVLFPLLGLAARGLVPVLLPQNLYEGLLFLTLVPSTIQSSIAFTSIARGNVPAAICAGSFSSLAGIVITPLLAAALLGNSGGGFSADSLVKIVLQLLVPFVAGQLLRRWVGGFLTRHKKVLGYVDRGSILLVVYTAFSEGMVQGIWHQVSAVRLAGLLVVEAVLLAVMLAVTWYGAKALGFDRGDRIAIQFAGSKKSLASGLPMASVLFGAHASLAVLPLMLFHQMQLMVCAVLAKRRAKDPENTGADEARGHTPAEAGVGVTSSASGPNR, encoded by the coding sequence ATGAAACGCCTGAGCTGGCCGTCCTGGATGCCGATCGACCCCTACATCCTGGCGCTGATCGGGACCGTGGGCGTCGCCGCCCTGCTCCCCGCTCGCGGTGGCGCGGCCGACGTGGCGTCCGGCGCCTCGACCGCCGCGGTCGCCTTCCTCTTCTTCCTCTACGGGGCGCGCCTGTCGACCCGCGAGGCGATGGACGGCCTGCGCCACTGGCGGCTCCACATCACGGTCCTGGCCTGCACCTTCGTCCTGTTCCCGCTGCTCGGCCTCGCGGCCCGCGGCCTGGTTCCGGTGCTGCTGCCGCAGAACCTCTACGAGGGACTGCTCTTCCTCACCCTCGTGCCGTCGACGATCCAGTCCTCGATCGCGTTCACCTCGATCGCGCGCGGCAACGTCCCGGCGGCGATCTGCGCGGGCTCCTTCTCCTCGCTCGCCGGCATCGTGATCACCCCGCTGCTCGCGGCGGCCCTGCTCGGCAACAGCGGCGGCGGCTTCTCGGCCGACTCCCTGGTGAAGATCGTGCTGCAACTGCTGGTGCCGTTCGTCGCGGGCCAGTTGCTGCGCCGCTGGGTCGGCGGCTTCCTCACCCGCCACAAGAAGGTCCTCGGCTACGTGGACCGGGGCTCGATCCTGCTCGTCGTCTACACGGCGTTCAGCGAGGGCATGGTCCAGGGCATCTGGCACCAGGTGAGCGCGGTCCGGCTGGCCGGGCTGCTCGTCGTCGAGGCGGTGCTGCTCGCCGTGATGCTGGCGGTGACCTGGTACGGCGCGAAGGCGCTCGGATTCGACCGGGGCGACCGCATCGCGATCCAGTTCGCCGGGTCGAAGAAGTCGCTGGCCTCCGGACTGCCCATGGCGAGCGTCCTGTTCGGCGCCCATGCCTCGCTCGCCGTGCTGCCGCTGATGCTCTTCCACCAGATGCAGCTGATGGTGTGCGCGGTCCTCGCCAAGCGCCGCGCGAAGGACCCCGAGAACACGGGGGCGGACGAGGCACGGGGACACACCCCGGCCGAGGCGGGCGTCGGCGTCACTTCTTCGGCATCAGGCCCGAATCGATGA
- the fdhD gene encoding formate dehydrogenase accessory sulfurtransferase FdhD yields the protein MGRVTERRKVIRIRGGQVSSRPDTLVAEEPLEIRLNGKPLAITMRTPGDDFALAAGFLVSEGVLAGADDLQNIVYCAGATQDGSNTYNVVDVRTAPGIVLPDITLERNVYTTSSCGLCGKASLDAVRTTARFPIADTPPVRLTPELLASLPDRLREAQRVFDRTGGLHAAALFDETGTLVDIREDVGRHNAVDKLVGRALQNGGLPLSRSVLLVSGRASFELAQKAVMAGIPVLAAVSAPSSLAVDLAAETGLTLVGFLRGANMNVYAGEHRLDLRVPAASS from the coding sequence ATGGGACGAGTCACGGAACGGCGCAAGGTCATCCGGATCAGGGGCGGGCAGGTCTCGTCCCGGCCGGACACACTCGTCGCCGAGGAACCCCTGGAGATCCGGCTGAACGGCAAGCCGCTCGCCATCACCATGCGCACCCCGGGCGACGACTTCGCGCTCGCGGCCGGTTTCCTGGTCAGCGAGGGAGTGCTGGCCGGCGCCGACGACCTCCAGAACATCGTGTACTGCGCGGGCGCGACCCAGGACGGCTCGAACACGTACAACGTGGTGGATGTGCGGACGGCCCCCGGGATCGTGCTGCCCGACATCACGCTCGAACGGAACGTGTACACGACCTCGTCCTGCGGACTGTGCGGCAAGGCCAGCCTGGACGCGGTGCGCACCACGGCCCGCTTCCCGATCGCCGACACTCCCCCGGTCCGGCTCACCCCCGAGCTGCTGGCCTCGCTCCCCGACCGGCTGCGCGAGGCCCAGCGGGTGTTCGACCGGACCGGGGGCCTGCACGCGGCCGCGCTCTTCGACGAGACGGGCACGCTCGTCGACATAAGGGAGGACGTCGGGCGGCACAACGCCGTCGACAAGCTGGTGGGGCGCGCGTTGCAGAACGGCGGCCTGCCGCTGTCCCGGTCGGTCCTGCTGGTCTCCGGCCGCGCCTCCTTCGAGCTGGCGCAGAAGGCGGTCATGGCGGGCATCCCGGTGCTCGCGGCGGTCTCGGCACCGTCGTCCCTCGCCGTGGACCTGGCCGCCGAGACCGGACTGACGCTGGTCGGCTTCCTGCGGGGCGCCAACATGAACGTGTACGCGGGTGAACACCGGCTCGACCTGAGGGTTCCGGCCGCGTCGAGCTGA
- a CDS encoding 2Fe-2S iron-sulfur cluster-binding protein — MTTVPLGIPRRLLEFTLDGEPVRAPEGSTLLDACRAAGKDVPTLCQGDTLTPKNACRVCVVEVEGARTLAPACSRRAEPGMEVRTDTERVRHSRKVVLELLASSVDLSTTPHVAGWLKEYEAKPARFGPDAARLGEEPRVDNDLYVRDYDKCILCYKCVDACGEQWQNSFAISVAGRGFDARIAVEHDAPLTDSACVYCGNCVEVCPTGALSFKSEFDMRAAGTWDESAQTETTTVCAYCGVGCNLTLHVQDNEIVKVTSPHDNPVTHGNLCIKGRFGYQHVQNRD; from the coding sequence ATGACGACCGTGCCGCTGGGGATCCCCCGGCGCCTGCTGGAGTTCACCCTCGACGGCGAGCCGGTGCGCGCGCCCGAGGGATCCACGCTCCTCGACGCGTGCCGCGCCGCCGGGAAGGACGTCCCGACGCTGTGCCAGGGCGACACCCTCACCCCGAAGAACGCCTGCCGGGTGTGCGTCGTCGAGGTGGAGGGGGCGCGGACCCTGGCGCCCGCCTGCTCACGCCGGGCCGAACCGGGCATGGAGGTCCGCACCGACACCGAGCGGGTCCGGCACAGCCGCAAGGTCGTCCTCGAACTGCTCGCGTCGAGTGTGGATCTGTCGACAACTCCCCATGTCGCCGGCTGGCTGAAGGAGTACGAGGCGAAGCCGGCCCGGTTCGGCCCGGACGCGGCCCGTCTCGGTGAGGAACCACGGGTCGACAACGACCTCTATGTGCGCGACTACGACAAGTGCATCCTCTGCTACAAGTGCGTCGACGCCTGCGGCGAGCAGTGGCAGAACTCCTTCGCGATCTCCGTCGCCGGGCGTGGTTTCGACGCCCGGATCGCCGTCGAGCACGACGCCCCGCTGACCGACTCCGCCTGTGTGTACTGCGGGAACTGCGTCGAGGTCTGCCCGACGGGCGCGCTGTCGTTCAAGTCGGAGTTCGACATGCGCGCGGCCGGCACCTGGGACGAGTCGGCGCAGACGGAGACGACGACGGTGTGCGCGTACTGCGGAGTCGGCTGCAACCTCACGCTCCATGTGCAGGACAATGAGATCGTGAAGGTCACCTCGCCGCACGACAATCCGGTGACCCACGGCAACCTCTGCATCAAGGGCCGCTTCGGCTACCAGCACGTACAGAACCGGGACTGA
- a CDS encoding NADH-ubiquinone oxidoreductase-F iron-sulfur binding region domain-containing protein, with translation MDLRFGDSKPTDEERAAVDALLGPPASAWEAPAGEWVDRPDADLRWARGGRAARDRRDLLLPGLHAVNDRVGWISAGALAYLCRRLTVPPSEAYGVATFYSMFSVRPRAATVLHVCTDLACARVGGADLCTSLKARGGVAVEESPCLGMCERAPAALRVAAGNPGSAEHVSLSRGSAPDPAPQAPEGLELPQAGDPGLVLLRRVGVVDPSSLDDYRAHGGCAALRRAFALGPAGVIREVTDAGLVGRGGAAFPTGRKWQATAAQPDGPHYLVCNADESEPGTFKDRVVMEGDPYALVEAMTIAAYATGAHHGYLYLRGEYPRALARMTHAVEQARARGLLGDDVLGQGFAFDIEIRRGAGAYICGEETALFNSIEGYRGEPRSKPPFPVEKGLFGKPTAANNVETLVNVLPILTLGSEAYAAIGTGRSTGPKLFCVSGAVARPGVYELPFGATLGELLALAGTPNPLRAILLGGAAGGFVRPDELDIPLTFEGTREAGTTLGSGVVMAFDDALPLPRILLRIAQFFREESCGQCVPCRVGTVRQQEALHRIAEKRGIAAEDDIALLREVGRAMKDASICGLGQTAWNAIESAIDRLGAYAS, from the coding sequence GTGGATCTGCGCTTCGGGGACAGCAAGCCGACGGACGAGGAGCGGGCGGCGGTCGACGCGCTGCTCGGCCCGCCGGCCTCCGCCTGGGAGGCGCCCGCCGGTGAGTGGGTCGACCGGCCGGACGCCGATCTGCGCTGGGCCAGGGGCGGGCGCGCGGCACGCGACCGGCGCGACCTGCTGCTGCCGGGGCTGCACGCCGTCAACGACCGGGTGGGGTGGATCAGCGCGGGCGCGCTCGCCTATCTGTGCCGGCGGCTGACGGTACCGCCGTCGGAGGCGTACGGGGTCGCGACGTTCTACTCCATGTTCTCGGTGCGGCCACGAGCCGCCACCGTGCTGCACGTGTGCACCGATCTGGCGTGTGCGCGGGTGGGGGGTGCCGATCTCTGTACGTCGTTGAAGGCGCGGGGCGGGGTTGCCGTCGAGGAGTCGCCGTGTCTGGGGATGTGCGAGCGGGCCCCCGCCGCTCTGCGCGTGGCGGCCGGAAACCCCGGTTCCGCCGAGCATGTGTCGCTGTCGCGGGGCTCCGCCCCGGACCCCGCTCCTCAAGCGCCGGAGGGGCTCGAACTGCCGCAAGCCGGTGATCCCGGGCTTGTTCTCCTCCGGCGCGTCGGCGTCGTCGATCCCTCCTCGCTCGACGACTACCGTGCCCACGGCGGCTGCGCCGCGCTGCGCCGCGCCTTCGCGCTCGGGCCCGCCGGGGTGATCCGGGAGGTCACGGACGCCGGGCTCGTCGGGCGGGGCGGGGCCGCGTTCCCGACGGGGCGGAAGTGGCAGGCCACGGCCGCGCAGCCGGACGGGCCGCACTATCTCGTGTGCAACGCCGACGAGTCCGAGCCCGGCACCTTCAAGGACCGGGTGGTGATGGAGGGCGACCCGTACGCGCTCGTCGAGGCGATGACGATCGCGGCGTACGCGACCGGCGCCCACCACGGCTATCTGTATCTGCGCGGCGAGTATCCGCGCGCTCTCGCCCGGATGACCCACGCCGTCGAACAGGCCCGGGCCCGCGGCCTGTTGGGCGACGACGTCCTCGGGCAGGGCTTCGCCTTCGACATCGAGATCCGGCGGGGCGCGGGCGCGTACATCTGCGGCGAGGAGACGGCCCTGTTCAACTCCATCGAGGGGTACCGGGGCGAGCCGCGCTCCAAACCGCCGTTCCCGGTGGAGAAGGGCCTGTTCGGCAAGCCGACAGCGGCGAACAACGTCGAGACGCTCGTCAACGTCTTGCCGATCCTGACCCTGGGTTCCGAGGCGTACGCGGCCATCGGCACCGGCCGCTCCACCGGACCCAAACTGTTCTGCGTCTCCGGCGCCGTCGCCCGCCCCGGCGTCTACGAACTGCCCTTCGGCGCCACCCTCGGCGAGCTGCTCGCCCTCGCCGGGACCCCGAATCCGCTGCGCGCGATCCTGCTCGGCGGCGCGGCGGGCGGTTTCGTGCGCCCCGACGAACTGGACATCCCGCTGACCTTCGAGGGCACCCGGGAGGCGGGCACCACGCTCGGCTCCGGGGTCGTCATGGCCTTCGACGACGCGCTTCCGCTGCCCCGGATCCTGCTGCGCATCGCCCAGTTCTTCCGCGAGGAGTCGTGCGGGCAGTGCGTGCCGTGCCGGGTGGGGACGGTGCGCCAGCAGGAGGCGCTGCACCGGATCGCCGAGAAGCGGGGCATCGCGGCCGAGGACGACATCGCGCTGCTGCGCGAGGTGGGGCGGGCCATGAAGGACGCCTCGATCTGCGGTCTCGGCCAGACCGCCTGGAACGCCATCGAGTCCGCCATCGACCGCCTGGGGGCGTACGCATCATGA
- a CDS encoding molybdopterin-dependent oxidoreductase, translating into MKRSRRDRTPKSYTRLTRPLLREVPGDRRSPFREATWDEALDAAAAGFRRARAAHGPDSFAMLSCARATNEMNFVAQKFTRVVMGTNNVDSCNRTCHAPSVAGLSAVFGSGGGTSSYEEVEHTDLIVMWGSNARFAHPIFFQHVLKGIRNGARMYAVDPRRTSTAEWAESWLGLNVGTDIPLAHAVAREIIAEGLYNRAFVERATTGFEEFKALVEPWTPTLAEKVTGVPAAAIRDLARAYATAERAQLCWTLGITEHHNGTDNVRALINLALLTGHVGRYGAGVQPLRGQNNVQGGGDMGAIPNRLPGFQDILDDGHRLKFERAWDTVIQPRYGLTLTDMFEAMEHGSLHAVYCIGENPAQSEADSEQAARRLAALDHLVVQDIFLTRTAEMADVVLPATASWAETEGTTTNSERRVQRVRAALRAPGEAREDIDILCDVAGRLGHDWKYPDAETVWNELRALSPDHFGMTYDRLDAHQGLQWPCPDVDELPSSYLHGRLWETDPGRRGRRAPFGLVEHDPPVDLTDDAYPIRLTTGRRLDSYNTGVQSGSFASPLRRGEYVELCPEDAERYGVVVGEEVRVSSRRGVVTAPVWVDPGLRPGLAFMTMHFPDEVDTNALTIEANCPIAGTAEFKASAIRIEKLTAREARG; encoded by the coding sequence ATGAAGCGGAGTCGTCGTGACCGTACCCCGAAGAGCTACACCCGGCTGACCCGCCCGCTGCTGCGCGAGGTGCCCGGCGACCGTCGCTCGCCGTTCCGGGAGGCGACGTGGGACGAGGCCCTCGACGCGGCGGCGGCCGGGTTCCGGCGGGCGCGCGCCGCGCACGGGCCGGACTCCTTCGCGATGCTGTCCTGCGCCCGCGCCACGAACGAGATGAACTTCGTGGCCCAGAAGTTCACCCGGGTCGTCATGGGCACCAACAACGTCGACTCCTGCAACCGGACCTGCCACGCGCCGAGCGTGGCCGGCCTCTCCGCCGTCTTCGGCTCGGGCGGCGGCACCTCCTCGTACGAGGAGGTCGAGCACACGGATCTGATCGTGATGTGGGGCTCCAACGCCCGTTTCGCGCACCCGATCTTCTTCCAGCACGTGCTGAAGGGGATCCGCAACGGCGCCCGCATGTACGCGGTCGACCCGCGCCGCACCTCGACCGCCGAGTGGGCGGAGAGCTGGCTCGGGCTCAACGTCGGCACGGACATCCCGCTGGCGCACGCCGTCGCCCGCGAGATCATCGCCGAAGGCCTGTACAACAGGGCGTTCGTGGAGCGGGCGACGACCGGCTTCGAGGAGTTCAAGGCGCTCGTCGAGCCGTGGACGCCGACACTCGCCGAGAAGGTCACCGGCGTCCCGGCGGCCGCGATCCGCGATCTCGCGCGCGCCTACGCCACCGCCGAACGCGCCCAGTTGTGCTGGACGTTGGGGATCACCGAGCACCACAACGGGACCGACAACGTCCGCGCGCTCATCAACCTGGCCCTGCTCACCGGACACGTCGGCCGGTACGGCGCCGGGGTGCAGCCGCTGCGCGGGCAGAACAACGTGCAGGGCGGCGGCGACATGGGCGCCATCCCCAACCGGCTGCCCGGCTTCCAGGACATCCTCGACGACGGGCACCGGCTGAAGTTCGAACGGGCCTGGGACACCGTCATCCAGCCGCGCTACGGACTGACCCTCACCGACATGTTCGAGGCGATGGAGCACGGCTCCCTGCACGCCGTGTACTGCATCGGGGAGAACCCGGCCCAGTCGGAGGCCGACAGCGAGCAGGCGGCGCGCCGGCTCGCCGCGCTCGACCACCTCGTGGTGCAGGACATCTTCCTGACGAGGACCGCGGAGATGGCCGATGTCGTGCTGCCCGCCACCGCCTCGTGGGCGGAGACCGAGGGCACCACCACCAACAGCGAGCGGCGGGTGCAGCGCGTGCGGGCCGCGCTGCGGGCGCCGGGCGAGGCGCGCGAGGACATCGACATCCTCTGCGACGTGGCCGGGCGGCTCGGCCACGACTGGAAGTACCCGGACGCGGAGACGGTCTGGAACGAGCTGCGCGCCCTGTCCCCCGACCACTTCGGGATGACCTACGACCGGCTCGACGCGCACCAGGGCCTGCAGTGGCCGTGCCCCGACGTCGACGAACTCCCGTCGTCCTACCTGCACGGGCGGCTGTGGGAGACCGACCCCGGACGAAGGGGCCGCCGCGCGCCGTTCGGGCTCGTCGAGCACGATCCGCCGGTCGACCTGACCGACGACGCGTACCCGATCCGGCTGACCACCGGGCGCCGCCTCGACTCGTACAACACCGGTGTGCAGAGCGGGAGTTTCGCCTCTCCGCTGCGCCGCGGCGAGTACGTCGAGCTGTGCCCGGAGGACGCCGAGCGGTACGGGGTCGTGGTCGGCGAGGAGGTCCGGGTGTCGTCCCGGCGCGGGGTGGTCACCGCGCCGGTCTGGGTCGATCCGGGGCTGCGTCCCGGGCTCGCCTTCATGACCATGCACTTCCCCGACGAGGTGGACACCAACGCGCTGACGATCGAGGCGAATTGCCCGATCGCCGGGACGGCGGAGTTCAAGGCGTCGGCGATCCGGATCGAGAAGCTGACCGCACGGGAAGCGAGGGGCTGA
- a CDS encoding 2-dehydropantoate 2-reductase, which produces MKVAVLGAGAIGAYVGAALHRAGADVHLVARGPHLAAMRRDGVRVASPRGDFTARVHATDDPADIGPVDHVFLGLKATSYAACGPLIEPLLHARTSVIAAQNGIPWWYFHGHGGPHDGHRLDSVDPRGAVSAVLAPERAIGCVVYAATELAAPGVVRHLEGTRFSIGEPDRSVSARCVEFSDAMKAGGLKCPVEPDLRADIWIKLLGNISFNPISALARATMRQMCLHGGTRRVIGIMMTETLEVAAALGCRPDISVERRLAGAERVGDHRTSTLQDLERGKPLELDVLLAAVVELAGITGVEVPTLRTVHALSDLLAHGMRRDAA; this is translated from the coding sequence GTGAAAGTCGCAGTCCTCGGCGCCGGAGCGATCGGCGCCTATGTCGGAGCCGCCCTGCACCGCGCGGGCGCCGACGTCCATCTCGTCGCCCGCGGCCCGCACTTGGCGGCCATGCGGCGCGACGGCGTACGGGTCGCCAGCCCGCGCGGTGATTTCACCGCCCGGGTCCACGCCACCGACGACCCGGCCGACATCGGCCCGGTCGACCATGTCTTCCTGGGCCTGAAGGCCACCTCGTACGCGGCGTGCGGGCCGCTCATCGAGCCCCTTCTGCACGCCCGTACGTCCGTGATCGCGGCGCAGAACGGCATCCCGTGGTGGTACTTCCACGGGCACGGCGGTCCGCACGACGGGCACCGGCTCGACAGCGTCGATCCGCGGGGCGCGGTCAGTGCGGTGCTCGCGCCCGAGCGGGCGATCGGCTGCGTCGTGTACGCCGCGACCGAGCTGGCGGCGCCCGGCGTCGTCCGGCACCTCGAAGGCACCCGGTTCTCCATCGGCGAGCCGGACCGGAGCGTGTCGGCGCGGTGTGTGGAGTTCAGCGACGCGATGAAGGCCGGCGGCCTGAAGTGTCCCGTCGAGCCCGACCTGCGCGCCGACATCTGGATCAAGCTGCTCGGCAACATCTCGTTCAACCCGATCAGTGCCCTGGCACGCGCCACGATGCGGCAGATGTGCCTGCACGGGGGCACCCGCCGGGTCATCGGGATCATGATGACCGAGACGCTGGAGGTCGCCGCGGCCCTCGGCTGCCGGCCGGACATCTCCGTGGAGCGCCGGCTCGCCGGTGCCGAGCGGGTCGGTGATCACCGCACCTCCACCCTCCAGGACCTGGAGCGCGGAAAGCCGCTGGAACTGGACGTGCTGCTGGCCGCGGTGGTGGAGCTGGCCGGCATCACCGGCGTCGAGGTGCCGACCCTGCGCACCGTGCACGCCCTCTCCGATCTGCTCGCCCACGGCATGAGGAGGGACGCCGCATGA